CAAGATGAAGACAAAATACTGTTAtgttctcacttatatgtgaaatctaaaaaaaacccaaactcatagaaacagagaacagattaagagttgccagaggcagggggtatGGGCAGGTAGAGGTGGAATGGAGGAATGAGAAAGGTGGCCAAGGggcataaacttccagttataaataagtcctggggatgtaatgtgaAGCTTAGTGCTCTTATACTATATTAGTAGTATATTAGTACATTAAATACTATATTGTACATtggaaagttgttaagagagatctttaaagttctcatctcaagaaaaaaagaatctgtaactatgtgaggtgatggatgttaacttattgtggtaatcatttcaccatACATAGAtcaaatcattatactgtacacctttAAGTAACTTAATGTTATactaactatatttcaataaaacttttttattattgagggacagagaaagacagagcatgagcagggcaggggcagaaaaatagggagactcagaatccaggctccaggctgacagcagagagccggatgtgaggctcgaacccatcaactgttgagatcatgacccgagctgaagtcagatgctaaccaactgagccacccaggtacccctcaataAAACTACTTTCAAAAAAGGCACacagatggtatttaaagtcatgaatgggggcgcctgggtgactcagtcggttaagcatccgacttcagctcaggtcacgatctcgcggtccgtgagtttgagccccgcatcgggctctgggctggtggctcagagcctggagcctgcttccgattctgtgtctccttctctctctgcccctcccccgttcatgctctgtctctctctgtctcaaaaataaataaaacattaaaaaaaattaaaaaaaaaataaagtcatgaatGGTTAAGAACTCCTGGGAAGGGTATAGACAGAGAAGTTTGAGAATTAAATCTTGGGAAGTCAAAGGCTGGAGATAAGAAAGATCAAGCAAAGGAGGCAATTTTAGGAAGAGTAGTGTCCTAGAAGCCAAAAGTGTTTTAAGAGTGTTTCAAATTAAAGTTAAGAAATAGCCACTGGACCTAGTAGCTGAGACAGGAGGAGCCTGGAAGCAGAGTCTTatgtggaagggaagggggagattATAAGGGAAGCTTCCAGGGCATTTCTGATAGATGTGGGCTCTGAGCATAGAGGGAGAACTGGATTACAGGGTGGGAGAAATCCTTGGAGGTTTGGCTTTGCATTGTTGTCGAGGCCTCGGCCAAATTCTGTCATGGCCAACATGATGGTGCGAATGGGGTGTTGGAATGGTCATCTTGCCTGGGCCTCACATGCACTCAGAGTAAGaaatttataaacttaaaaacaattttttttaacgtttatttattttcgagacaatgcaagagacagagtgcaagcaatggaggggcagacagagggaaacacagaatccgaagcagaatcTAGGTTCtgggctatcagcccagagcctgatgcggggctcgaactcacgaactgtgagatcgtgacctgagctgaagtcagacactcaaccctcagctgactgagccactcaggcaccccagaaatttaTAAACTTTTGATGTTGTTTCCAAATGGCCGTACATGTAGTCTTCTGTATTTCGTTCACTAGAAATTTGAGTTTTTAGAATCTACAATTTTTATAACCATGTTCCTTCCACTTTTGATATATCAGGAGGCCTAAGAAGTGAGAGTGGCCTGGATCTTACTGAACCTCAGAGAAGGTGAGGTAGGTGAGGTGTCAAAGCGCAAAATTTAAGAAGGCAAATGCAGAGTCCCTGGGATGAGTGTACCTTACACACCTCTTTTGCCTCACCCACCTCAGACACCACCAGGGGGTATGTCTGCTCTCTACCCCTGTGGGCCTCTACAAGTCAGGTGTCCTGGAGAAGTTAAGACTTTCTActctgggtgggggtggacagGATATActggaaagacaaaaatgattatCGTGCCTCCATTAGCCCAAAAGTGGGTATACACTGCCACCCCGTGGCCACCCAGGATCGGACTCCAGGACTATTTTCAGAATGGCACCGGCAGAAGGCAAGACCAAGACACACACCATCTTACCCACCCCTGCATTTCTTCAAGTTAGCAGGTTTTCCTGCTGTtcagacacacaaagaaatgacTGTTCAACAAGTCTTTATTAACAGAGACAGGTGGACAGACATCAAGGGCAGTATGTGGAAGCTGTGATGAGGGTGTACGtgtgcagaaaaggcctttgtaGGCCAGGGATGGCCCCCTGGACCTAGGCTAACTTCTCTAGGTCCTCTGCCCAGCAGTGGGCCCTGAGCTGAGGCCagcctcccccagtcacactcctAAGGGACGAATGGGGAAAGGCATGGGGTCTTTCAGGATAGAAGGACCCTGATCTCAGCATTCTCCATTCTTACAGTTCTCCCAGCTGACTTAGTTGCTAAGAGTGGGGACAGGCCATGAGAACACTTGCATAGTAAGGGGAACAGAATGAGGTAAGGCAtatggtgaggatggggagatgAGGGGGGCCTCCACAGGCAGCTCCCACCTCAGCTGCTGTTGGGTTGAAGGGTCAGGCCCAGACAGAGTATAATACCTACACCCATCACCAACTCCAGAGCCTTGACTGGTGGCAGGAAAGCTCTGGAAAAGGCTTGAGTTAGTGATTCAAGCTTGTGGTATGTCCGAATATGACTGGCCCCTTGGTACATGTAGGGTTCCCTCTCTGGATGGTTGTGAACGTATGATGCTGCCGTACACATGGGATTGTATCTGCATGTATGTCCCATATGTTCCCACGAGTCTCTATATTTGGTTACATAAGCATGTGTGTCCCTGCTCGTACATCAGGAACTTAGTAGTTGCATGTTGTGTCCCTGTCTTTTCACATGGGCTCCAGAAAGTGGATGTATGCAGGCCTGCCTGCTCCTGTCCATCCACAGGTCCTCGTTCAGGCCTGGCTGGTCAGGGGTCCTGGCCAAAGAGGTAGGTGGTGAGCTCAAGCCGGAGGCCCCGGGCATAGGCGCGAAGAGTATAGAAGAGCGTGAGGAAGTCCTGGGTGCTGAAGATTGTGTCAGCCAGTGCGAAGGCCAAGGTAGATGGGATGACACCCCGACCATACTCCACCATCCATGTATTTGGCCCCCATTCCACAGCTGTTGCCTCACCAGGCCCGTGGACCACGGTCTCCCCTAGAGGACAGGGAGCACCCACATAAGGAGCCTAGCCCTTCCATTGCTGCCACCTCCCTAGCCCGTGGGCTGTCTAGGGGCAAGAAACAGAGCAGGAGcatcaggaaaggaaaaagccTTACCTCACTGGCCTGGTCGCCCATCTGGAAGAGTAAGAAGCCAAGATGGCCACTCCTAAGTTTTCCTCTGTGGCATCACCTGGCTCATGTCCTCTTTGGGGGTAAGCCAAGGAGGGCCACCTCACATGGCCAGGGGCCACTGTATGGGAGTCCTGGAAGTCTGCATTCCCAAGCCTCACTCATGTCAGGCAGAAATTTAGCTAAACTTGGGCTGGGCCTGTTAGATAGGGAGGGGTGGTTATAAGACTTGTGTGGCTGTCTGAGAAATGTTCAATTATAATGCCTGTCATGCCTATAACTTATCAATCTGAAACTTATGTGGAAACCCATAGGTctactttttatgtaaaaaaatgtttcactatagaaaaaatgaagacaacTGTCTGTCTTGTCTTTGGGGGTATGACAGCATATCTGATTACCCAACTGTCTCTCCAACAACTGCTGGAATATTGGATGAATAAAACAGTGTCTTGGTATATAAAAATCGGACGTGGTTAACAGGAAGTGGttaagttttgtttccttttgacaGAAGTCCTTGGACAGGGGCCCTTGGACCTGCTTCAACCAATAATGACCTGTGGCTTATCTGAGGGGTAAGGGAACTGAGGGGAGAGCCCCCAACATACCCCCTTTCCATGCCATGACCCTCCTCCAATTATGGGCACCCCAGAATGAAGGGACCCACCTGGGTAGAAGACCTCACTTTTGGTAGTGCCCTCTCTCCACTGGTGGAAGGTGCCAGAGATGATGGTGTCGGAAATCTCAGCCCAGTAGCGCCCTGAGGGACAATCAGATGGACACCGAATATCAGGGTATCAGCACCAATATATGTCTTGGCCAAACATCCGAAAGGAGGGCATGGACCCTTGTACAGCCCCAGCCTCCCAGTTCGGCCCGCTGCCAGCACTGACCCGAGTGGCCGCCAGAGCCCAGGGCGGTGCCGAAGAGCAGCACGTACTCGGACAGCGAGGCGTGCAGAAGGCACATGGCGCCCATCCAGCCGCCCGCGTTCACAAACACCCACTGCAGCTCCTCGTCGGGCAGCACGTGGCCTGGGTGCAGCCGCCGTAATTCCACGATCAGCCGAGAGAACGCCAGCTCGTGGTCCAACCCTGGCGGAGGCAGAGGAACAACAGAATCTAAGCTAGAATCACTCGGAACTCGGGAAAGACGTCTCTGAAACTCCCAACTAAGCTCGGGCCTCCCCagacccctgccctccacccGTTCGCTCCCCCGGTGACCCGTCGGCTCACCCGCATACTGCCGGGCCAGCTGCGCGATCTCTTCGTGCTGGAAGACGAAGCTTTGCGTGCCCAGCCAGAGCCAGACCACCTGGGCCAGCACAGCAGCGGCAGCCAGGAGCAGCGCGGCCCACACCCACCGCCGGCCCACGGCCCACTGCATCCCGGAAGGCGTCCTAGCAGGGAGAAGTGAAGGAACAAACCGGGGCCTGGAGCTGTGACTTTTACTGCCTCAAAACCTGCGGCGCGCAGTTCACAACCGTACCCCCGCCACAGTCGTGGTACGGCTCGCCCTGGCCAATCAGAACAGTCCGAACACCCGGGCACCACCCCCTTGGGTTGAACCATTTCCTCGCGGGGAGTGTGGAGCGCCGAGGAGTGGGGTGGAGCTGCGCGCGTGACGCGATGGGACGGGGCTAAACCCTCCTAGCTGTCAGTGTTAGGGCCTAAGAGCGAGGTCTTTCCGAGTTCCTTACCGCGTGTGGGTGGTGGTCGGGGTAGGTGGCTGTAACAAGCAGAGTGGATTGGCCCCCTTCTCAAATTTGCAGCAGGCGATCGACTTGTGATTGTGATCTTTGCTAGCACAAAAAGTGGGAGGAGGCGCTTCTACCTAGGAAAAGTacggaaggctttctggaggcgGTGACGCCTCTAAATGGTGTTTAGAAAAATGGGGAGAGGCATTCAGCGAATGAGACGTACTGTAAGAACAAAAGCACTATAAAGAGACAGCAAGGAGTCTTTTGGGGCCTTTTGGGGCCTACGATTCATTCTTTGTTTTGGAGCACAAAATGTGAGAGGAGAGCATTGTACACCAACAGGGTTATGGGGAGGGGAAtgataaaggaagagaagcaaaagaaaaaagcgGCAGCAGGGTGCAGTGATTAAGAAAGAAACGCTGGAACTGGATTGGTTGTTAAAAGACTGGCTCCTGCCAACCTAccagttgtgtgatcttgggtaagctGCTTAAGCCCTGTgactcggttttctcatctggaaagtgggatGAATAAAAGTGTCTACCTCATAGTACATACCTTAATTGTgatgaaggttaaatgagttaatatttataaagcaattaGTGCCTGGCAAGTGGTGTCATATGTGTtagttacataaataaaacacaaaggagaaaagaactaGAAGGACACAGCCATCACACATGATAGTGATGGAATGAAGGGTCAACACAGTCAAATGTAATTAAGAGGTCTGATAAAATGATGGGAAATGGTCATTAGGTTTCTCAGTAAGGGCATGCAGCAGAGATGATTCTAtacaaatctatttctttttgctcttGGGCAGCCATATTACATTCCACAGTATACTCTGTAGCAGATGAAGCCATATGATTGTGTTCTGGCCAATGAAGTATAGGCAGGAATGAGGTATGCCACTTCCAGGTCTGGCTCCCAACGTCCTCTGTGAAATTCTTTACATTCTTACTCTTCCCCCATCTAATATCTTAGTAATAGGGAATTAAGTAGTGGAGAATTTTGAATGCTGCTTCGCCTCTCCCCCCACAATACACTTGCTAAGCCActgagtggcggggggggggggggggggttgtttgctACAGTAACTAAGTTTACTTAACCTATTACAGGCTGCTAGACATATTACAGTGTATCGTGTAGGTAAGAGTAGAGGCTGGGAAGCTGGACTATTTTCTGAGAAACTTGGCCAAGAAGGGAAAGATAAAGAAGGGATTATCTAGAGGGGAATGCATGGTGGAGGGAACATGTTTTTGTATTGGCTCTGGCTTCTGTGATGCTTCTGAGCTGCCCATTCTCTTAAGAACCTTGAGGCTGAGGGGCTAACCCCAAAATCTGGTCTCTGCACCCCCGTTCCAAGCAAAGCCCTCTGGGACTGTCTAGGCCTGTGGCTCCCTTGGTCTTTCACAAGGATAGCacacaatgctttaaaaaaaatggtcacaGCCATATTCTCCAGATGTTGTTAAGAAATCAAATTcaaccgaggggcgcctgggtggctcaggcggttaagcatctgacttcagctcaggtcatgatctcacagtttgtgagtttgagccctgcatccagccctgtgctgacagctcagagcctagagtctgcttcggattctgtgtctcccactctctctgccccttccctgcttgcattctgtctctctcaaaaataaataaacattaaagattaaaaaataaaataaaattcaaccaagtaaatttgaagatataATTGGCCTTATTAaacaattcatgaatcaggcagcaccccatctagcaagtagaaagGACCTCCAAGCAAGAGATAcacaaaatggaagatttttataggaagaaatctggaaaaaaaaagtttttagcaaaagaaaaggactgTTCCAGGCAAGTTTCTTTTCTGTTAGGGGGAAGAGCAGGGGATCTTACCATGCAGATTACCTTATCTTCctctgggggaaggaaagggccCCATTGGTGCTAAttagaaaattcctgactgaccagtTAAGACTACATCTCTGGGAAGGTTGAAACTGATGGGGTTTTATAGTGATGAGGGtttggagctgacagccaagagagaattttcttgagacgtctttggtgcaaaaaaggtgattttattaaagcacaggaatAAGActcgtgggcagaaagagctgcactgggattgtgcAGAGTGACTGGTTACCTACTATGGAGTTgagggaggtaaaggcaaaagggagacCTACAggaggactttgatatgctaaagaagacttaTACAAAAGATGCCTGCCACCTTGCTATTgccaagctaaggttgttttccctctagtaaggcattaacattaaaaCAGTAGGAGGTTCCTGGAGAAAAGTTACACTCTATTTTtacctcaagtatttgtcaatgggctgcaggttatgaggaaatttaattttacctgccatttccttcttccctttgtaCCCTGTATCaccatggaggggagggtgatacTAGGggttccaggaaactgagtctgtaggtttctggagattaggctattgataagattgcctttttcttgtaatttactaagatatttgtaaaccgATGGAGACTCATGTgctgtatgactgtgatctctgtcagttggccatttgttttctttcctttcctttgctcttggGCAGCCCAGgaatgcctgaggaatatcacacatatcctacctggtgtgtgtgtgtgtgtacatgcgctttgccctcagcttgccttttgcTCCctcatcaaaaccacaattagttTAGGCATTAAGCCCCAGTTTGGAGACTCCACTTAAGTGATGCCggtttgggcctgtggttttctttttaacaatgttGCAGAAGAGATCATTCCTCTGGGATTTTATAGGCAGAGAGCTCCATAGGCCCCATCTCAGCCATTCTATTCTTCCCCCAAAAGTGATCttggggagacagaggggaggtTTGGAAATGTTCCTGAAGAGATGTTTCTGAAAGGGATTAGGAATTAGTTGGTATGATCCAAGAAGTGGCACCAAAGCATTGGTGTTCTTGGAAAAATAGAGCTGCCTCCAAAATCCAGTGACCCCAACAACAAAGATagctgagagagaaaggaaagcaaatctTGTATCtcagctccacccccaccccacccccaaggatGAAAAGCCAGTGGTACGTGTAAAATCCTTGTTTCTCCGTTCCCTGCTCCCTGCCGCCTACCTAGTGGCCTCTTCAGATTCCAGTCTGAGGACCTAGGGCAGAGATTAGGTAAATGAACTGTGACCCAGTTTTTGCATTTGAGCTGCAAAACACCTGGGTTGACCTGGcctgggttgggggaaggggccTTCCTGCTACTGCCAAGCTCTGTCCTGAGTCTCACTGAAATCTCAGAGCCATTTTAGAGCAGTGAGAAGAATCTGGAAACTTGGGTTCAAATTTTAGCTTGGCCAGTCATCCTCTGGGTGAACTTGACGCTTCTGTTCCTCACTGTGGAATGAGGAGGAGGTTCAAACAATATTTAGACATCTCTCTAAAATTGCTAggggagagggcacctgggtaactcggttgagtgtccaacttcgactcaggtcatgatctcacagtttgtgagttcaagccccatatcaggcttgctgctgttagcatagaagcccacttcagatcctctgtcctcctctctctgtccctcctccacgtCCCCGCTTGcgttctcttaaaaataaataaaacattaaaaaaaaaaaaagtgctagggGAAGggcattgggtggctcagtcagttgaacttctgattcttgatttcggctcaggtcatgatctcaggagttggtgagatcgagccctgcatcaagatTGAGTCCTGCTCCGCCCTATCAGTGTGGGGGCCTGCTTcggatagtctctctctctctctctaccccaccccccacccttaccctgcttgtgctctctctctaaaagaataaacattaaaaaaaaaaagtctacaactcttttaatgtttatttatttttgagagagagatacagagcacaagtaggggaggggcagagtcggatgtttaaccgactgagccacccaggcatcccaagaagagtttacaactcttgatctcggggtgatgagtttgagccccacgtttggtGTAGcaagtacttaaaataaaatcttaaaataataaatcaatgtgCCAGCAGAGGGATTGATTTGAATTTTATCCTAGTATTAGCCAATTGGTTTGATCCAAGGAAACattgggagaagggaaaggggtaTGTAAAGGAAACACCCCTGATCCCACCTAGATGGTGGCTGGAGCTACTGATAGTCAAGCCCTCTCCCCACTTTCAGGTTTCTTGTAGCCCTCTCACACTGCCCACTTCTTGTGCTTTAGGCATGAGCATATAAGAGAGAGAATATGGTTActtagccttttttttcccccaaacctgTTCTCCTGCCTGGAGGGGATGGGGTATGATTTTGGTAAAGTATTTACCCCTCCATGTAACAGCTGAGGCCAGGGGTACAGCTGAAGCAGATCAATCCCACCCTCACCGCCATGCTAGTTTGCCTCTTCTACACCATAAGCATTGAGCAAGTAAGTGAGGTGATTGTGGATCCAGGGTTATATCCTTACTTGGCCGTAGAACTTAAGCCGCGGGAGGGCCGAGGCCATGCCTGACTTGTGTAGAGGATCCCTTTGTCCTACGTGGAGCCTaggtgtctggcacacagtaaatattcataggtattcagtaaatatttgctaaacaaaTGACCTCGAATAGAGCAAAGAAATCTTCTAAGCAGCTTGGAG
Above is a window of Panthera tigris isolate Pti1 chromosome D4, P.tigris_Pti1_mat1.1, whole genome shotgun sequence DNA encoding:
- the SIGMAR1 gene encoding sigma non-opioid intracellular receptor 1; this encodes MQWAVGRRWVWAALLLAAAAVLAQVVWLWLGTQSFVFQHEEIAQLARQYAGLDHELAFSRLIVELRRLHPGHVLPDEELQWVFVNAGGWMGAMCLLHASLSEYVLLFGTALGSGGHSGRYWAEISDTIISGTFHQWREGTTKSEVFYPGETVVHGPGEATAVEWGPNTWMVEYGRGVIPSTLAFALADTIFSTQDFLTLFYTLRAYARGLRLELTTYLFGQDP